One Ignavibacterium sp. DNA segment encodes these proteins:
- a CDS encoding ATP-binding protein: MIKREIQDSIESRLFKGKLIVIYGARQVGKTTLIKEIGRKFSDQEVYLNCDEPDIRELLIDATSTKLKNVVGQKKLVLIDEAQRVKNIGITLKLFVDELKGAQVIATGSSAFELSNEINEPLTGRKFEYSLYPLSMRELSSEFGWLETNRLLEERILYGMYPDVVLNPNEKKNLLKYLTRSYLFKDVLSYQGVRKPEVLDKLLLALAAQIGSEVSYNELAGTVGIDKDTINKYLDILEKAFVIFRLHPFSRSVRTEITKMRKVYFYDTGIRNALVSNFNSLASRNDKGALWENFLVSEKLKMNSYLNIDAKTFFWRTSQQQEIDYIEEKENKLFAYEFSWNVNKKKKIPLTFLKAYSTKESEIITKENYEKFLGIV; this comes from the coding sequence ATGATTAAAAGAGAAATTCAGGATTCAATCGAATCCAGACTGTTCAAGGGAAAACTCATCGTAATTTATGGTGCAAGGCAGGTCGGTAAAACTACTCTTATAAAAGAGATTGGTAGAAAATTTTCTGACCAGGAAGTTTATCTCAACTGTGATGAGCCGGATATAAGAGAGCTATTAATTGATGCAACCTCAACAAAACTTAAAAATGTTGTTGGACAGAAAAAACTTGTATTAATTGACGAGGCTCAGCGAGTAAAAAATATTGGCATCACGTTAAAACTTTTTGTGGATGAATTAAAGGGTGCTCAGGTAATTGCAACCGGTTCATCAGCATTTGAATTATCAAATGAAATCAATGAGCCATTAACAGGAAGAAAATTTGAATACTCTCTTTATCCATTATCAATGAGAGAACTGAGTAGTGAATTTGGTTGGCTGGAGACAAATAGACTTTTGGAAGAGCGAATACTTTATGGTATGTATCCGGATGTTGTTCTCAATCCTAATGAAAAGAAAAATCTGTTAAAATATCTGACACGGAGTTATCTTTTTAAAGATGTATTAAGCTATCAGGGGGTTCGTAAACCTGAAGTGCTGGATAAACTTTTGCTTGCTCTTGCTGCGCAAATTGGAAGCGAAGTTTCTTATAATGAGTTAGCAGGAACTGTCGGGATAGATAAAGATACCATAAACAAATACCTCGACATTCTTGAGAAAGCATTTGTTATTTTCCGTCTGCATCCGTTTAGTCGAAGTGTCAGAACGGAGATTACGAAGATGAGAAAAGTCTATTTTTATGATACCGGGATTCGGAATGCACTTGTTTCAAATTTTAATTCGCTTGCTTCAAGAAATGATAAAGGAGCTTTGTGGGAAAATTTTTTGGTATCTGAGAAGCTTAAAATGAATTCTTATTTGAATATTGATGCAAAAACATTTTTTTGGAGAACGTCACAGCAACAGGAAATTGATTACATTGAAGAAAAAGAAAATAAATTATTTGCTTATGAGTTTTCCTGGAATGTCAATAAGAAAAAGAAAATCCCGCTTACTTTCCTGAAAGCTTATAGTACGAAAGAATCTGAAATAATTACTAAAGAAAATTATGAGAAGTTTTTGGGTATTGTTTAG
- the tdh gene encoding L-threonine 3-dehydrogenase, whose product MKKMKALVKKYAKPGIWMDEVPVPEYGPNDVLIKIHKTSICGTDIHIYNWDEWAKKTIPVPMHVGHEYVGTVEAFGSNVHDVKVGELVSGEGHIVCGTCRNCREGRGHLCPNTKGVGVNRPGCFAEYLVIPVSNIWHCDPKLPKEIFSIFDPLGNAVHTALSFDVLGEDVLITGAGPIGIMAAVVVRHSGARNVVITDMNPYRLELAKKMGVTRAVDVTKEKLSDVVKELGMVGGFDVGLEMSGSIHAFNDMIDVMYHGGKIALLGILPEQAGINWGKVIFNGLTIRGIYGRMMFETWFKMQAMVQSGLPISPIITHRYKVDDYIEGFEIMKSGNSGKVILDWM is encoded by the coding sequence ATGAAAAAAATGAAAGCCCTCGTTAAAAAATATGCTAAACCCGGTATCTGGATGGATGAAGTTCCTGTTCCTGAATACGGACCAAATGATGTACTTATAAAAATCCACAAAACTTCAATTTGCGGTACTGATATTCACATTTATAATTGGGATGAATGGGCAAAAAAAACTATTCCAGTTCCAATGCATGTCGGACACGAATATGTTGGAACTGTTGAAGCATTTGGCAGCAACGTTCACGATGTAAAAGTTGGTGAACTTGTCAGCGGAGAAGGACACATTGTTTGCGGAACCTGTAGAAATTGCCGTGAAGGAAGAGGTCATCTTTGTCCGAACACAAAAGGAGTTGGAGTTAATCGTCCCGGATGTTTTGCTGAATATCTCGTAATTCCTGTTTCAAACATCTGGCATTGCGATCCTAAACTTCCGAAAGAAATATTTTCAATATTTGATCCGCTTGGAAATGCAGTTCATACAGCATTATCATTTGATGTTCTTGGTGAAGATGTACTTATTACTGGAGCTGGTCCTATCGGAATAATGGCGGCAGTAGTTGTAAGACATTCAGGTGCTAGAAATGTTGTTATCACTGATATGAATCCATATCGTTTAGAGCTTGCAAAAAAAATGGGAGTTACAAGAGCTGTTGATGTAACAAAAGAAAAACTATCTGATGTTGTAAAAGAACTTGGAATGGTTGGCGGTTTTGATGTCGGCTTGGAAATGAGCGGCAGTATTCATGCTTTCAACGATATGATTGATGTAATGTATCACGGAGGTAAGATTGCATTACTCGGCATTCTTCCTGAACAAGCTGGCATCAACTGGGGAAAAGTTATATTCAACGGATTAACTATCCGTGGTATATATGGTAGAATGATGTTTGAAACCTGGTTCAAGATGCAGGCAATGGTTCAAAGCGGTTTACCTATTAGTCCAATCATTACTCATCGTTATAAGGTTGATGATTACATAGAAGGTTTTGAAATTATGAAATCGGGTAATTCGGGAAAAGTTATTTTGGATTGGATGTAG
- a CDS encoding UPF0175 family protein, translating into MKTLTIHLPDKFDLSPKETVTLLAAKLYESGKLSLGQAAELAGYSKKTFMELLGNYNVSVFNFPPEELDNDIANAKEYNNKINLICIQSIY; encoded by the coding sequence ATGAAAACATTAACAATACATCTTCCTGATAAATTTGATCTTTCTCCTAAAGAAACAGTTACTCTGCTTGCTGCTAAATTATATGAATCCGGGAAACTTTCCCTGGGACAGGCAGCAGAACTTGCAGGTTATTCTAAAAAAACATTTATGGAACTGCTCGGCAACTATAATGTTTCTGTTTTTAACTTCCCACCCGAAGAACTAGATAATGATATAGCTAATGCAAAAGAATATAATAACAAAATAAATCTAATCTGTATCCAATCAATATATTGA